The Salmo salar chromosome ssa04, Ssal_v3.1, whole genome shotgun sequence genomic sequence gtatatactgtactctattccactgtatcttagtctatgctactgacattgctcgtccacatatttatatattcttattccattcctttatgtagatttgtgtgtattgggtatacatTGTGAAtttattagatattacttgttagatactactgcactgttggaactagaagtacaagcatttcgctacacccgcaataacatctgctaaatacgtgcgtgtgaccaataaaatttgattggtTTTTATAACAGTACAACCTTCAATAACCTTGATATgtaactaaaatatatatattttatttaaacagACACTAACGTCTGTAGCCTAGCCAAGTTGTCTACGGCCTCTGTGAGTGCCCCCACCCTTGGACCAGCCTTTGAGTGTCCCCGCCCATACACAACGTCTGCAAGTGCCCCAAACCGCTGTCTGCGAGTGGCCTTGTACGTACTACATCATGTACCGTGGTCCTTCAAGAACTAACACCTAGAACTAACATTCATCAAAACATGGAGAAAAACTATTGTCATGTTTTAAATCTCACATGACCGTATTGTCAGTATTCATATACATTTATTTCCTTTATAATTTCAGCATGATGTGCCTAAGAAGCCTGTTTGGGTAAaaatgatatacactgagtgtacaaacattaagaacacctgctctttccatgacagactgaccaggtgaaagctatgatcccgtaTTGATGTAACCTATTAAATCcaattcaaatcagtgtagatgaagggaaggagacaggttaaggaaggatttttaagcattgagacagattgtgtgtgtgtgccactcagagtgtgaatgggcagacaaaagattgaagtacctttgaacagggtatggtagtaggtgaggCGCACCTGTTTGAGTTTGTCAAGAAGtaaaacgctgctgggttttttacgctcaacagtttccggtatgtatcaagaatggtccaccattcttgacatccagccaatttgaaaagatcatgagaaacacgggccagcatccctgtggaacacttaacaccttgtagtccatgccctgactTTTGAGGCTGTTCTTAGGGCAaaaggtggtgcaactcaatattatgaaggtgttcttaatgttttgtccactcagtgtagctTAATCTTGAGCTGGGCGATAAAGACAAAATTGTCCCAATAACAAaatcacccatattagcaaacttaTATAATTTCAAGCTTCACATTTCTATAATGTAGGCCAATTCACATAATGAACGATATCAGCCAAATGCCTGCGATAAGTGATCGGTATGTCGGTGATCATTTTCAGTGTATCGTGCCAGCTATAGCTTAACCTGTCAAGAGCTTGTTTGATTACATATTTGTTTTTAACAGTTTACGCTCAAATCATTTTCATAAATCTTATACTTTTTCCTCTTTCTCCCCAGCCCTGCTACAGCCTGTGTGAAGACCACCACTGCCTCTGCTGTCTCTCAGGGCACTGAGCTCTCTGCTAGAGCCTCTGTAAAAGGCGCCCTCATGCATTTTGAATAgattgtgcatatattatgacaagaTTGTGCCATTCATTTTTCAATTTTTAAGGTTGGTCGAGCACACTATTTTTCTTGAGGCAAGCCGAAGTTGGTAGCCGAGGCCAACTGTAGGGATTCTTCAGTAGTCTGTCATTCAACAagagacgactcgttttcatgcacattatttcattgagaaatactgcaccaaacattttagttagatgtaaaattgcacgaCTAAGGTCTCCTTGTCCAAAAAGTCCAAATTAaatgactattttgaggaagtgtatattgGCTACagcatctcaaaatggacaaacagtaccactttttcaagcgaaggtcttttaagggagtacgcAAGCATACTTGGTCGGTTAGGCTAgccgccagccgaactgaagcatgccgACGCCTTAAGTGCTCTCCTCTGCTATAGCCTCTAAGACATACCAAACTGTAATTTCTTAACAAATATCatgacatacagtggggagaacaagtatttgataacctgcaaaatcggcagtgtttcctacttacaaagcatgtagaggtctgtaatttttatcataggtacacttcaactgtgagagacggaatccaataagtatttgatcacctaccaaccagtaagaattccagctctcacagacctgttagtttttcttgaacctgtttgggatagggggcagtattttcacggccggataaaaaaacatacccgatttaatctggttactactcctgcccagaaactagaatatgcacataattagtagatttggatagaaaacactctaaagtttctaaaactgtttgaatgatgtctatgagtataacaaaactcatatggcaggccaaaacctgagaagattctatacaggaagtgccctgtctgacaagttgttctccttctgtggcatctctatcgaaaatacagcatctctgctgtaacgtgacattttctaaggcttccattggctctaggaaggcgccagaaagcggaatgacgtctctgcagtctctgggcgaaaaaaagcaggagtttttgtgagtggttaggcagggaacaatgacaatggagtgcgcgtgcacgagacgactccatgtttttctttcagtataTGAATGAGTATAaagtcgcccggttggaatattatcgctattttacgagaaaaatagcataaaaattgattttaaacagcgtttgacatgcttcgaagtacggtaattgaatattttgacattttttgtcacgaaatgcgcccacgcgtcacccttcggatactgacctgaacgcacgaacaaaatggagctatttggatataactatggattattttgaaccaaaacaacatttgttgttgaagtagaagtcctgggagtgcattctgacgaagaacagcaaaggtaatccaatttttcttatagtaaatctgagtttggtgagggccaaacttggtgggtgtcaaattagctagccgtgatggccgggccatctactcagaatattgcaaaatgtgctttcaccgaaaagctattttaaaatctgacaccgcgattgcataaaggagttctgtatctataattcttaaaataattgttatatttttttgtcaacgtttatcgtgagtaatttagtaaattcaccggaagtttgcggtgggtatgctagttctgaacatcacatgctaatgtaaaaagctagtttttgatacaaatatgaacttgattgaacaaaacatgcatgtattgtataacataatgtcctaggagtgtcatctgatgaagatcatcaaaggttagtgctgcatttagctgtggttttggtttttgtgacatatatgcttgctttgaaaatggctgtgattatttttgggagggtactctcctgacataatctaatgttttgctttcgctgtaaagcctttttgaaatcggacaatgtggttagataaaggagagtcttgtctttaaaatggtgtaaaatagtcatatgtttgagaaattgaagttatagcatatttgaggtatttgtatttcgcgccacgctataccattgtattttggtgaggcgttccgctagcggaacgtctgtccctaacaggctaagaagccctcctgttctccactcattacctgtattaactgcacctgttttaactcgttacctgtataaaagacacctgtccacacactcaatcaaacagactccaacctctccacaatggccaagaccagagagctgtgtaaggacatcagggataaaattgtagacctgcacaaggctgggatgggctacaggacaataggcaagcagcttggtgagaaggcaacaactgttgatgcaattattagaaaatggaagaagttcaagatgacggtcaatcaccctcggtctggggctccatgcaagatctcacctcgtggggcatcaatgatcatgaggaaggtgagggatcagcccagaactacacggcaggacctggtcaatgacctgaagagagctgggaccacagtataaaaaaaaaacattagtaacacactacgccgtcatggattaaaatcctgcagcgcacgcaaggtccccctgctcaagccagcgcatgtccaggcccgtctgaagtttgccaatgaccatctggatgatccagaggaggaatgggagaaggtcatgtggtctgatgagacaaaaatagagcttttggtctaaactccactcaccgtgtttggaggaagaagaaggatgagtacaaccccaagaacaccattccaaccgtgaagcatggaggtggaaacatcattctttggggatgcttttctgcaaaggggacaggacgactgcaccgtattgaggggaggatggatggggccatgtatcgcgagatcttggccaacaacctccttccctaagtaagagcattgaagatgggtcatgGCTGGgttttccagcatgacaacgacccgaaacacacagccagggcaactaaggagtggctccgtaagaagcatctcaaggtcctggcgtggccaagccagtctccagacctgaacccaataaaaaatctttggagggagctgaaagtccgtattgcccagcgacagccccgaaacctgaaggatctagagaaggtctgtatggaggagcgggccaaaatccctgctgcagtgtgtgcaaacctggtcaagaactacaggaaacgtatgatctctgtaattgcaaacaaaggtttctgtaccaaatattaagttctgcttttctgatgtatcaaatacttatgtcatgcaataaaatgcaaattaattacttaaaccATACAaggtgattttctggatttttgttttagattccgtctctcacagttgaagtgtacctatcaTAAAAAttagacctctacatgctttgtaagtaagaaacactgccgattttgcaggttatgAAATACTTGTTCTCCTCACTGTACATTAAAACATGGCAGAAACAAAACTGTGCATCAGTGTATTGATATGATGAAGATATTGTGAGTAATATTACATTTGTCTTGTCTTGCTTTTTTCATTTTCAGGAGAGCTGATTGGTGTGGACTGCCTGCTCAGGCAAACTGGGATTGGACATGGACCCTCCCCGACTTGGAGACTGATTTTGAGAACTATGCACAGTTGGTAGTCTTCTGgatgacaccaccaccaccaccactgatgATTTCTCTGCTCCCTGCCCCACCCAGGCTGCTCCCACTACAGTCCAACCTGCTTCCTCCGGCGCCAAGCCTGCTGCCACCAGTACCTGGCCTGCTTCACCCACAGCCCAGTCTGGTGCCAACCAACTCCACCAAAAAACCTGATTGTTTGAGAAGTGGCAACACATCAATAGTTTCCATATTAGACTCTGCTGTACTCTAgtcctttttatatatttttttacattttttacatcttATTTCTACAACCAGGGGCTTTCTACAACCAGGGGcttgattcaatcagatcaagaatTAACCCAATGTTGCTCATGTGTCACAAACTACTCCCTTCTTTATTATCATTACCGCATTAGAAGTTCAAAACAGCggtagaaagtgtaggctattgCATAATTTATGTTAATTTGGATGGGGGGATTTAAAGCCCATCAGTCTAGTCAGGAGTAGGGCCTATAGCCTACAATAGAACTTCACGTATTTCAGTGTTTCTAACGCGGCTGCATGGGATTTGTTGCATTCAATGGCAGTGTAGGTGATTAAGGTAACAAGGTTCTGCTTGTGAATGTGACAGCTCTAATACAGTTTCACCTCCGATACCGCCAAAACAACCACTATGCGGGTGTTGACGCTAATCTGATTAAATCGAGCCCTAGATCTTTTAGATtgagttttttcccccctctgtttGCATGGatgttgtcttttgtttggatcCGGTTGTGTCATTCACTCAGAATCAGGCAGTGCCATACCCACTCATTACCTTGGGTCCctagggcctgtgtgtgtgtgtgacatctcACATTTGTCAGTAATAAACATGTTTCTATATTTCAACCAATTATTTTAATTACTTTTGATTGTAGGTCAATCGTTATTCACTTCAAATAACTAAAATACATGGCTCTGAGTAAATGTTCATAGatgtaatgtatttataaatACATCAGGTAATATGCAGTCCACAAGAAACTGCAACAGATAACTGATCATTTAAGATACTAATTGCATAAACAAGGTTGCGGGAGTACAGTACATAATAAACCAACCTCATTTGAACACTTATACATAACGATTGTACTACCATAGTCCTTCCATTAACTCTTATATTGGCCAATGTGACAAAGAAATTAACACTTTTGGTGGTTGTTTAGAAATGTTATTTCTGGCCGAGGCAGGATTCGAACTGGAGACCTGGTCCACTCCTCCCCTTCCTtaaacagagggaaaaaactacattttcattgtttttcAGCTTaccataataaataaatgaataataaaACACTTACATTATGACGAAGCCTCAATTTTAAAAACGTTTTTTCCTCCTCCCCCTTATTAAGATACCACCGTTCCCCAActttggtgtttgcaacgccaggatagtgggttcgattcctgggaccacccacaTGTAAAAATGTATACACGCATGactgcaagtcgctctggataaaagcgtctgctaaatggagtATATTGTTGTTAACCTTTTAAGCAGGATAGCTTGCAAGCAAGTTAATCAGCTGATTTGCTTTGCAAAGAGTTTACAACGTTAGGTGTAACGTTAACTGGCTAGCTAAAACGAATAACCTCGGGGACATCACATTGTATAACGTTAGTTAGCAAACTAGACTAAAAACGTACCTTGTAATACACATCAAATTGAATATTTTCAGGGAGGGAACGAATATCTCTTCGCGATCGACTGTAATTGTCCACCACTGCTGATATAGCAGTGTTGTACAGTGTCTCTGGGATCCATTCGAGCTCCAAGGCCGCCATGTTGTTTTCCTTTTCTCCAGACAGTAACACCCCCTCTGCTCGATCGACGGTCGGTAGCTAGCTAACCACCTTGCCAAGTTTGAACTCCTTTTCTTGTACCTTCTCATGTAACAAAACAGTTTTGAATGTCTCATCTGGTTAAGCACCAGCATTAACCATCGGCCATGTTCCT encodes the following:
- the apbp2 gene encoding Amyloid protein-binding protein 2 (The RefSeq protein has 1 substitution compared to this genomic sequence), encoding MAALELEWIPETLYNTAISAVVDNYSRSRRDIRSLPENTQFDVYYKEGEEWTRSPVRILPRPEITFLNNHQKC